The following coding sequences are from one Candidatus Zixiibacteriota bacterium window:
- a CDS encoding TonB-dependent receptor encodes MNRAVSIGTIIAAAAVLAAAGTVRGAESTTIASSDTVAASRPAGDSAAAGPEVELGTVLVTATRSAHRKLDLPAAASSLSGASARSERLARTLPDALAEVPGAMVQKTAYGQASPYLRGLTGFHTLLLVDGIRLNNSVFRSGPNQYWSTVDLHSVEAVEVVMGPGSVLYGTDAVGGVVNVIPPHPSALLANRTARPGWQYRYASAEDSHTGRISLAAAPAEHLGLAVGLTGKLFGDLRAGGGVGAQPKTGYDEWNVDVRAEYSPRRNSQLAGAYQRTTQEDVWRAHKTIYGISWEGTTVGSDRRCVLDQERDLGYARYTVFDLSGRVQRLSGTLSWHRQNEEQDRVKKDRTARRQGCTVRTVGLSVETELALLQARATVGIDLYRDRVSSWASDYDAAGALVQESAQGPVADRSTYDTWDFFAQAEWTLGRFSLLAGGRFSYVGVDAGRIQDPLQADRVYSLERDWRHAAATGRIMWRPAEEWRIYGGVSHAYRAPNLSDLTRFDIARTNELEIPAPDLEPETFLCYEAGVKTRRGRWSGEVAVFYTAIRDLIIRVPTGEMLEDNYVVTKRNAATGYVTGLEARAAVYLGAGLTVAAGGAWIDGRADSYPTSSGEEAREPLDRLMPPEFTCEAVWRSADRRMWAGGELTVAGRQDNLSAADRQDTQRIPPGGTPGYAVVQVRAGVKVGRAVTVSAALDNVFDAAYRIHGSGVNEPGRNLAVSLTWE; translated from the coding sequence GTGAACAGAGCAGTGAGTATCGGCACGATCATTGCGGCAGCGGCCGTGCTGGCCGCCGCCGGAACGGTGCGCGGCGCCGAGAGCACCACAATCGCCTCATCGGACACCGTCGCCGCGAGCCGGCCGGCCGGGGATTCGGCCGCCGCCGGGCCGGAAGTCGAACTGGGGACAGTTCTCGTGACGGCCACCCGCAGCGCCCACCGCAAGCTCGATCTTCCGGCCGCCGCCTCCTCGCTCAGCGGAGCCTCGGCGCGGAGCGAGCGGCTGGCGCGGACGCTTCCGGATGCGCTGGCCGAGGTTCCCGGCGCCATGGTGCAGAAAACGGCGTACGGCCAGGCCTCTCCGTACTTGCGGGGGCTTACCGGGTTTCACACGCTCCTGCTCGTCGACGGCATCCGGTTGAACAACTCGGTCTTTCGTTCCGGTCCCAACCAGTACTGGAGCACGGTTGACCTCCATTCGGTCGAGGCGGTCGAGGTGGTCATGGGCCCGGGATCGGTGCTCTACGGCACCGATGCGGTCGGGGGGGTCGTGAATGTGATCCCGCCGCATCCCTCGGCGCTCCTGGCGAACCGCACGGCGCGTCCCGGCTGGCAGTACCGCTACGCGAGCGCCGAGGATTCGCACACGGGCCGGATCAGTCTCGCCGCGGCGCCGGCCGAACACCTCGGCCTTGCGGTCGGCCTCACGGGGAAACTCTTCGGCGACCTCCGCGCCGGAGGCGGGGTCGGCGCGCAGCCGAAAACCGGCTACGATGAGTGGAATGTGGACGTGCGCGCCGAATATTCGCCGCGCCGAAACAGCCAGCTGGCGGGCGCATACCAGCGGACAACGCAGGAGGATGTCTGGCGGGCGCACAAGACGATCTACGGGATCAGCTGGGAAGGCACGACCGTCGGCAGCGACCGCCGGTGCGTGCTGGACCAGGAGCGCGACCTGGGATATGCGCGGTACACGGTGTTCGACCTGTCGGGCCGGGTCCAGCGGCTCTCGGGCACCCTGTCGTGGCACCGCCAGAACGAGGAACAGGACCGGGTGAAGAAGGACCGCACCGCGCGGCGGCAGGGGTGCACGGTGCGTACGGTCGGCTTGTCGGTCGAGACGGAGCTGGCGCTCCTGCAGGCCCGCGCCACGGTCGGGATCGACCTCTACCGGGACAGGGTTTCCTCGTGGGCCTCGGACTACGATGCGGCGGGGGCGCTCGTGCAGGAGTCGGCCCAGGGGCCGGTGGCCGACCGCTCCACCTACGACACCTGGGATTTCTTCGCCCAGGCCGAATGGACCCTCGGGCGGTTCAGCCTGCTGGCCGGGGGGCGATTCTCGTACGTGGGGGTCGACGCCGGGCGCATCCAGGACCCGCTTCAGGCCGACCGAGTGTACTCGCTGGAACGCGACTGGCGGCACGCGGCCGCAACCGGCCGCATCATGTGGCGGCCGGCCGAAGAGTGGCGGATTTATGGAGGGGTGTCGCACGCCTACCGGGCGCCGAACCTCTCGGACCTCACCCGCTTCGATATCGCCCGCACCAATGAACTCGAAATCCCCGCCCCCGACCTTGAGCCCGAAACCTTTCTCTGCTATGAAGCCGGCGTGAAAACGCGCCGGGGGCGGTGGTCGGGGGAGGTCGCGGTTTTCTACACGGCCATCCGCGACCTCATCATCCGCGTCCCCACCGGCGAGATGCTCGAGGACAACTACGTGGTGACCAAACGCAATGCCGCGACCGGCTATGTGACCGGACTGGAGGCGCGCGCGGCGGTGTACCTCGGTGCGGGGCTTACGGTGGCCGCGGGCGGCGCCTGGATCGACGGACGGGCGGACAGCTACCCGACCTCCTCGGGAGAGGAAGCGCGGGAGCCGCTCGACCGGCTGATGCCGCCGGAATTCACGTGCGAGGCGGTCTGGCGCTCGGCCGATCGGCGCATGTGGGCCGGGGGGGAACTGACCGTGGCGGGCCGCCAGGACAACCTGTCCGCAGCCGACCGCCAGGACACGCAGCGCATTCCGCCGGGAGGGACGCCCGGGTACGCGGTGGTGCAGGTGCGGGCGGGCGTGAAGGTGGGGCGCGCGGTGACGGTGAGCGCGGCTCTGGACAACGTGTTCGATGCGGCGTACCGGATCCACGGTTCGGGCGTCAACGAACCGGGGCGGAACCTGGCCGTGAGCCTGACCTGGGAGTGA